From the genome of Pelobacter propionicus DSM 2379, one region includes:
- a CDS encoding MoaD/ThiS family protein: MQVSDTLKVNVKLFATFRVGRFVAEAREYPVGTRIVDIIRELQIPEPEIGIIMLNSRHAEPDHQLKDGDNLGIFPQVGGG, encoded by the coding sequence ATGCAGGTTAGCGATACTTTAAAGGTAAACGTAAAACTCTTTGCAACCTTTCGTGTTGGCCGCTTTGTGGCTGAAGCGCGAGAATATCCGGTGGGAACACGTATCGTTGATATCATCAGGGAACTCCAGATCCCCGAACCCGAGATAGGCATCATCATGTTGAACAGCAGGCATGCGGAGCCTGATCATCAGTTGAAAGATGGAGACAATCTAGGCATCTTTCCCCAAGTTGGAGGAGGCTAA
- a CDS encoding HesA/MoeB/ThiF family protein, with protein MDLTSYLLSHAREDLISWYVQLAAAQDFRLSISQVEEAILEHGLMPARYQRNRQTISNSKQLRLFRSTAVVIGCGGLGGYLIEEMARLGIGNIMMLDPDTFEEHNLNRQLYSSPNLLGHSKSAVAAARVREINPAVTVTALQIEFSSENARELLNGADVVLDGLDSFSTRRMLAAICRELQIPLVHGAIGGWYGHVATQLPGDDITPFLGGQRGEQKGVEIQIGNPSFTPALVASLQVAEACKILLGEGSVLHQKMLCVDLREMLFEQVAFEV; from the coding sequence TTGGATTTAACCTCCTATCTTCTTTCCCACGCACGTGAAGATCTGATTTCCTGGTACGTCCAATTGGCAGCCGCACAGGATTTTCGATTGAGTATCTCCCAGGTTGAGGAAGCTATTCTCGAACATGGCCTGATGCCGGCCCGCTACCAGCGCAACCGCCAGACCATTTCCAACTCCAAGCAACTTCGCTTGTTCAGGAGTACAGCGGTCGTCATAGGCTGTGGTGGGCTGGGAGGCTACCTGATAGAGGAAATGGCGCGTCTCGGGATCGGCAATATCATGATGCTGGATCCAGATACGTTTGAAGAGCACAATCTCAACCGTCAACTGTATTCCTCTCCCAACCTGCTTGGCCATTCCAAGTCCGCTGTTGCCGCCGCGCGAGTCCGCGAAATCAATCCAGCCGTTACCGTAACCGCACTCCAGATTGAATTTTCCAGTGAGAATGCACGGGAACTCCTCAATGGCGCTGACGTCGTGCTGGACGGGCTTGACTCATTCTCGACCCGCCGGATGCTGGCCGCCATTTGCCGCGAGCTTCAGATTCCCTTGGTGCACGGCGCGATTGGCGGTTGGTACGGCCATGTTGCTACGCAGTTGCCTGGTGATGACATTACCCCGTTTCTGGGAGGGCAGCGAGGAGAACAGAAAGGGGTCGAGATTCAGATCGGTAATCCCTCCTTTACTCCCGCGCTGGTGGCTAGTCTGCAGGTGGCGGAAGCCTGCAAGATCCTGCTGGGTGAAGGGTCGGTTTTGCATCAGAAAATGCTCTGCGTTGATTTGCGGGAGATGCTGTTTGAACAGGTTGCATTCGAAGTCTAG
- a CDS encoding aldehyde ferredoxin oxidoreductase family protein, translated as MDKILRVNMTDMTTKVEEVPAEWAGHGGRGLTSTIVAAEVPPTCHPLGPNNKLVFAPGLLSGTPAANSGRLSAGAKSPLTGTIKESNAGGTAAQLFARLGIKAMIIEGLPKEDKWYSLHIDKDGVTINEETELIGKNNFAVIEALEARLGKKTGILTIGTAGEFRMAAANISVKDPDSKIRSHGRGGLGAVMGSKKIKFISINGEGATPVKIADPDKFKVAARTFAKALLDHPVSGQALPTYGTNVLVNILNEAGGLPTKNFRYGQFEAHDKISGETMHDTIVARGGRPKHGCHAGCIIQCSQVYNDKDGNYLTSGFEYETIWGMGADCCVEELDDIAKADSLMDDIGIDSIEGVVMFGVAMEAGIIPFGDGKGILRLLTEEIAKGTPLGRILGGGAGSVGNAYGLTRVPVVKNQGIPAYDPRTVKGIGITYATTTMGADHTAGYTIATNILNVGGYVDPLKKDGQVELSRNLQIATAAVDSTGMCIFVAFPALDIPECLPALIDMINARFGLSLTGDDVVNLGKYILKTEHQFNIAAGFNNAHDRLPEFFALDPVPPHNLVWDFTDEEIDEFWNF; from the coding sequence ATGGACAAGATTCTACGCGTTAACATGACAGACATGACCACCAAGGTCGAAGAAGTACCGGCTGAATGGGCTGGTCACGGTGGACGTGGCCTGACCTCAACCATCGTTGCCGCAGAAGTACCCCCCACATGCCATCCGCTGGGACCGAACAACAAGCTGGTATTCGCACCTGGCCTGCTCTCCGGAACCCCGGCCGCCAACTCCGGTCGCCTCTCCGCCGGTGCCAAGAGTCCGCTCACCGGCACCATCAAGGAGAGTAATGCCGGCGGTACCGCCGCCCAGTTGTTCGCACGTCTTGGTATCAAGGCGATGATCATCGAGGGGCTTCCCAAAGAGGATAAGTGGTACAGCCTGCACATCGACAAGGACGGCGTCACCATCAACGAAGAGACCGAGCTGATCGGCAAGAACAACTTTGCCGTCATTGAGGCGCTTGAAGCTCGTCTCGGCAAGAAGACCGGCATTCTCACCATAGGTACCGCCGGTGAGTTCAGGATGGCTGCTGCCAACATCTCGGTCAAGGATCCGGACAGCAAGATTCGTAGTCATGGCCGCGGCGGTCTCGGTGCCGTCATGGGCTCCAAGAAGATCAAGTTCATCTCCATCAATGGCGAAGGCGCCACTCCCGTCAAGATCGCCGATCCCGACAAATTCAAGGTTGCTGCTCGTACGTTTGCCAAGGCGTTGCTGGATCACCCGGTCAGTGGCCAGGCTCTGCCCACCTACGGCACCAACGTGCTGGTGAACATCCTCAATGAAGCAGGCGGTCTGCCGACCAAGAACTTCCGCTATGGCCAGTTCGAGGCCCACGACAAGATTTCCGGCGAGACCATGCACGACACCATCGTTGCTCGCGGCGGCAGGCCGAAGCACGGATGTCATGCCGGCTGCATCATTCAGTGCTCCCAGGTGTACAACGACAAGGACGGCAACTACCTCACCTCGGGCTTCGAGTACGAAACCATCTGGGGCATGGGCGCCGACTGTTGTGTTGAAGAACTCGATGATATTGCCAAGGCCGACAGCCTGATGGATGATATCGGCATCGACTCTATTGAAGGTGTTGTCATGTTTGGCGTTGCCATGGAAGCTGGCATCATTCCTTTCGGCGATGGCAAGGGCATCCTGCGACTGCTTACGGAAGAGATCGCCAAGGGAACCCCCCTGGGCCGCATCCTGGGTGGCGGCGCCGGTTCCGTGGGCAATGCCTACGGCCTCACCCGCGTGCCGGTGGTCAAGAATCAGGGCATCCCGGCCTACGATCCGCGTACGGTCAAGGGAATCGGCATCACCTATGCTACCACCACCATGGGAGCTGACCACACCGCCGGTTACACCATTGCCACCAATATCCTCAATGTTGGCGGCTATGTGGATCCTCTCAAGAAAGACGGTCAGGTTGAACTCTCCCGTAACCTGCAGATCGCCACGGCTGCCGTGGATTCCACCGGTATGTGTATCTTTGTCGCCTTCCCGGCTCTGGATATCCCCGAGTGTCTGCCTGCCCTGATCGACATGATCAATGCCCGTTTCGGCCTCTCCTTGACCGGTGATGATGTGGTTAACCTTGGCAAGTACATCCTGAAGACTGAGCACCAGTTTAATATCGCGGCAGGATTCAATAATGCCCACGATCGCTTGCCGGAGTTCTTTGCCCTCGATCCGGTTCCGCCACACAACCTGGTGTGGGACTTTACTGACGAAGAGATTGATGAGTTCTGGAACTTCTAA
- a CDS encoding ABC transporter permease: MELFLEGLIKAWQLLTSLDSEVLSVTLLSLKVSGLATLFSLLIGLGGGTVVALTDFPGKRILVSVVNTGMGLPPVVVGLFVTILIWRNGPLGYLELLYTPGAIIIAQTIIATPIVMGISIASIQNLPANLRLQILALGASRLQMTWLLVKEAKLPLLAAVMAGFGGVISEVGASIMVGGNIKGYTRVLTTATVMETSRGNFDVAIALSIILLGLCFGINYVLTAVQQRQRPR; this comes from the coding sequence ATGGAGCTTTTTTTAGAAGGACTCATCAAAGCCTGGCAACTGCTCACAAGCCTCGACTCCGAGGTCCTGTCGGTTACCCTGCTCTCCCTGAAGGTCTCTGGCCTCGCAACACTGTTCAGCCTGTTGATCGGACTCGGCGGTGGAACCGTGGTTGCGTTGACCGATTTTCCCGGCAAACGTATTCTGGTGAGCGTGGTCAATACCGGCATGGGGCTCCCGCCGGTGGTTGTCGGTCTTTTTGTTACGATACTGATCTGGCGTAACGGCCCTCTCGGTTATCTGGAACTGCTCTACACCCCCGGCGCAATCATCATCGCGCAAACCATCATCGCCACACCCATTGTCATGGGTATCTCCATCGCCTCCATACAGAACCTGCCCGCCAATCTCCGTTTGCAGATCCTGGCTCTGGGCGCTTCGCGGCTTCAGATGACCTGGCTCCTGGTGAAAGAGGCCAAGCTGCCGCTTCTGGCGGCGGTTATGGCCGGGTTTGGCGGTGTCATCTCCGAGGTGGGCGCTTCGATCATGGTGGGGGGCAACATCAAGGGATATACGCGCGTCCTGACCACGGCGACGGTTATGGAGACCAGTCGCGGCAATTTTGACGTTGCCATCGCGCTCAGTATCATTCTGCTCGGCCTCTGTTTTGGTATCAACTACGTGCTGACCGCCGTTCAGCAGAGGCAGCGTCCGCGATGA
- a CDS encoding ABC transporter ATP-binding protein, with protein sequence MEVRDIRVVRGGTQVLKVPSFTLGCNETVALIGPNGTGKSTFLLTLAGLLPLASGEIVFKQQAVIPGYASTAYRRRLAMVFQDPLLFDTTVFENVAAGLKLRRLPKQEIRERVTACLDRFRIAHLATRSASKLSGGEAQRTSLARAFAIAPEAILLDEPFAALDAPARQALSDDLEQVLHESRISAIMTTHDQAEALRLADRMVVMQQGEIIQNGTPTEVLSAPANEFVASFVGMENIFSGAVRDVGQDMFSLAVGDHAIQVLGAAKRGESAVICIHPESVTVSLDDPDSTSSARNILPARVSKVVHMGLFAKIYLDCGFKLVASITNQSLERLALAPDKRVFASFKATSVHLFRKG encoded by the coding sequence ATGGAAGTTCGTGACATCAGAGTTGTCCGTGGTGGGACGCAGGTGCTGAAGGTTCCTTCGTTCACCCTGGGATGCAATGAAACCGTTGCCCTGATCGGCCCCAATGGAACCGGAAAGTCAACTTTTCTGCTCACCCTGGCCGGTCTGCTTCCCCTGGCCAGCGGAGAGATCGTCTTCAAACAGCAGGCTGTCATACCCGGCTATGCCTCTACTGCCTATCGCAGGAGGCTGGCCATGGTTTTCCAGGACCCGTTGCTCTTTGACACCACCGTATTCGAAAACGTTGCCGCTGGATTGAAGCTGCGTCGTCTTCCCAAGCAGGAGATCCGCGAGCGGGTAACCGCCTGCCTGGACCGTTTCCGTATCGCCCATCTGGCGACCCGCTCGGCAAGCAAGCTTTCAGGGGGGGAGGCCCAGCGCACCAGTCTGGCCCGCGCCTTTGCCATCGCGCCGGAGGCCATTCTGCTGGACGAGCCTTTTGCTGCCCTGGATGCGCCGGCCCGTCAGGCGCTAAGCGATGACCTTGAGCAGGTGCTGCACGAGTCCCGCATATCGGCCATCATGACTACCCATGACCAGGCCGAGGCGTTGCGTCTGGCTGATCGCATGGTTGTCATGCAGCAGGGGGAAATCATCCAGAATGGCACGCCGACCGAGGTGTTGAGCGCTCCCGCCAATGAATTCGTGGCCTCCTTCGTCGGCATGGAGAACATCTTTTCCGGGGCTGTCCGCGACGTAGGGCAGGACATGTTTTCACTGGCGGTGGGAGATCATGCCATTCAGGTGCTGGGCGCTGCGAAACGTGGCGAGTCGGCGGTCATCTGCATCCATCCGGAAAGCGTGACCGTTTCCCTGGATGATCCGGACTCGACCTCAAGCGCCCGTAATATTCTGCCGGCCAGGGTGAGCAAGGTCGTCCACATGGGGTTGTTTGCCAAGATCTACCTGGACTGCGGATTCAAACTGGTTGCCTCCATCACCAACCAGTCTCTGGAACGTCTGGCGCTCGCGCCGGACAAGCGGGTGTTTGCTTCGTTCAAGGCGACTTCAGTGCACCTGTTTCGCAAGGGGTAG